The Nitrosopumilus sp. genome includes a window with the following:
- a CDS encoding CDGSH iron-sulfur domain-containing protein encodes MIKLQKLALFIENKVRIKIMTNVKIKAEENGPLLVEVDRKTTITLCRFGKSCTQPSCDDTHAKIGFKFTAS; translated from the coding sequence ATGATAAAATTACAAAAATTAGCATTGTTTATTGAAAATAAAGTTAGAATAAAAATAATGACCAATGTAAAAATCAAGGCAGAAGAAAATGGCCCATTACTAGTGGAAGTAGATAGAAAAACAACAATAACATTGTGTAGATTTGGAAAATCCTGCACCCAACCAAGCTGCGATGACACTCATGCAAAAATAGGTTTCAAATTTACAGCATCTTAA